A window of candidate division WOR-3 bacterium contains these coding sequences:
- a CDS encoding DUF2723 domain-containing protein encodes MNTKQPVNRLSVITYLPFYLPVVFVFTIYFLTRTPAVGLIDSGELAAGCYLLNILHPTGYPLYTLIGRLFSLVPIGTIITRLTILSALFSACGLGIFILICRQLRYNPLTSAAIATLVGLSTPIWSVSTDVEVYSLTFLLSLLVWLVVINFQHDNRLALFPYLIGLTLTNHLTGLWTVIGACVTLLLIYRQRLFRIFPSLFFFFLLGLTPYLFLIIRARAGPLLAWGNPVNLERFWWHVTGRQYQVWMFSSSFNQVLANIGKGTILLLRSFGFVLLPVIVYGFLNLYKRQRQIALGLTATTIMSILYAANYSIPDIDAYYGQAVIPLAVFAGAGINALFQRFRRITYLVWLLPFVVIIFNYPLQNKSQHYIAYDQAVNTLQSADSNGIIVTEWWDIYAPVFYLQEIDKIRPDVCIIDKELLRRSWYFKYLEKKYPWLVENSLLEVHRFLTQLDRFEHNQPYDPVVIQESYIALLRSFIINNPERPAYTTFPLEADNDSRQLLTGFNLVPMGVLFQVRTDSFVPEFDYNRLRVRIPRWGMDERSRFNLNRYQMFVRARIALLKRLNRDSEALAVENWYHQVFSNRL; translated from the coding sequence ATGAACACCAAACAGCCGGTTAACCGGTTGTCAGTGATTACTTATTTACCCTTCTATCTCCCGGTTGTTTTTGTTTTCACCATTTATTTCCTGACCCGCACGCCAGCGGTTGGTCTGATTGACTCAGGGGAACTGGCTGCCGGCTGTTACCTTTTGAATATCCTCCATCCAACCGGGTATCCACTTTACACCCTGATTGGTAGGCTTTTCTCCCTTGTGCCAATAGGCACGATTATCACCAGGCTGACAATTCTCAGCGCACTTTTCTCTGCCTGTGGGCTCGGGATTTTTATCCTTATCTGCCGCCAACTCCGATACAACCCTTTAACCTCGGCTGCGATTGCCACACTTGTCGGTCTATCCACGCCAATCTGGTCGGTCAGCACCGATGTTGAGGTTTACAGCCTTACCTTCCTCTTAAGCCTATTGGTCTGGTTAGTTGTTATCAACTTTCAGCATGATAATAGGCTTGCCCTTTTTCCCTATCTTATTGGCTTGACCTTAACCAATCATTTGACCGGTCTTTGGACAGTTATTGGTGCCTGTGTCACGCTTTTATTGATTTATCGTCAACGCCTTTTTCGCATTTTTCCCTCGCTATTTTTCTTTTTTCTCCTTGGCTTGACCCCATACCTTTTTTTGATTATCCGTGCCCGTGCCGGACCACTTCTTGCTTGGGGTAATCCGGTTAACTTAGAACGGTTCTGGTGGCATGTAACCGGCAGGCAGTATCAGGTCTGGATGTTTTCCTCATCATTTAATCAGGTTCTCGCCAATATCGGTAAAGGTACCATCCTTCTTTTGCGCTCCTTTGGCTTTGTCCTTTTGCCGGTCATCGTCTATGGATTTCTAAATCTCTACAAGCGCCAGAGGCAAATCGCACTGGGTTTGACCGCAACTACTATTATGTCAATTCTTTATGCCGCCAACTACAGCATCCCCGACATTGACGCCTATTATGGACAGGCGGTAATTCCCTTAGCGGTTTTTGCCGGTGCGGGCATCAACGCACTATTCCAGCGTTTTAGAAGAATTACATATTTAGTGTGGCTTTTGCCCTTTGTTGTTATCATATTTAACTATCCGCTGCAGAATAAAAGCCAGCACTATATTGCCTATGACCAGGCGGTCAATACCTTGCAGTCTGCCGATTCCAACGGCATCATCGTTACTGAATGGTGGGACATCTATGCCCCGGTTTTTTATCTGCAGGAGATAGATAAAATCCGCCCGGATGTCTGCATAATTGACAAGGAACTTTTAAGACGCTCCTGGTATTTTAAATACCTTGAGAAAAAATACCCCTGGCTCGTGGAAAATTCCCTATTGGAGGTTCACCGGTTTCTAACCCAGTTAGACCGGTTTGAACACAACCAGCCGTATGACCCGGTTGTCATTCAGGAGAGTTATATCGCTCTGCTTAGAAGTTTCATTATCAATAATCCTGAACGCCCGGCATACACCACATTTCCCCTTGAGGCTGATAATGACTCCCGGCAGCTCCTTACCGGGTTCAATTTGGTGCCGATGGGTGTCCTTTTTCAGGTCCGCACCGACTCTTTTGTGCCTGAATTTGACTATAACCGGTTAAGGGTGCGCATCCCTCGTTGGGGCATGGATGAGCGCAGCCGTTTTAACCTTAACCGTTATCAGATGTTCGTCCGCGCCCGGATTGCCCTGTTAAAAAGATTAAACCGCGATAGCGAGGCGCTTGCGGTTGAAAACTGGTATCACCAGGTGTTCAGTAACAGACTCTGA
- a CDS encoding ABC transporter ATP-binding protein: protein MLLEVKDLTVAYGAIRALQGVSFNVNRGEIVTLIGANGAGKTTTLKTISGLLKPVSGEILFDGKRIDTLSAHQIARLGIVHVPEGRKPFVDLTVRENLLLGAYNRSKSEAAESMERVFKSFPRLKERLYQRAGTLSGGELQMLAMGRGLMAKPRLLMLDEPSMGLSPILVSEIFAIIKEIYQGGTAILLVEQNAFMALQIAHRAYLLETGRIVLAGDADQMRSDPKVKAAYLGE, encoded by the coding sequence GTGCTTTTGGAGGTTAAAGACCTAACCGTTGCCTATGGCGCAATTCGGGCATTGCAGGGTGTTTCATTTAATGTGAACCGGGGTGAAATTGTTACCCTTATTGGTGCAAATGGCGCGGGCAAGACCACAACGCTCAAGACCATATCAGGCCTCTTGAAGCCGGTTTCTGGTGAGATATTGTTTGATGGGAAAAGGATAGATACCCTTTCGGCACATCAAATCGCCCGGCTGGGGATTGTCCATGTGCCTGAAGGAAGAAAGCCATTTGTTGACCTGACCGTCAGGGAAAATTTACTCCTCGGCGCCTATAACCGTTCCAAATCAGAGGCGGCAGAATCAATGGAACGGGTGTTTAAGTCATTTCCGAGATTGAAGGAGCGGCTTTATCAGCGGGCAGGCACACTTTCTGGAGGGGAGCTGCAGATGCTGGCGATGGGCAGGGGTTTAATGGCAAAACCGAGGCTGTTAATGCTTGATGAGCCCTCAATGGGTCTTTCGCCAATTTTAGTGTCAGAGATATTTGCCATAATTAAGGAGATTTATCAAGGAGGAACAGCAATTCTTTTGGTTGAGCAGAATGCGTTTATGGCTCTGCAGATTGCCCACCGTGCCTATCTTTTGGAGACCGGCAGGATTGTCCTCGCCGGCGATGCTGACCAGATGCGCTCTGACCCAAAGGTCAAGGCTGCCTATCTGGGCGAATGA
- a CDS encoding ABC transporter ATP-binding protein: MNPVLEIRGLTKAFGGLIAVKDFALRLQEGSLTGLIGPNGAGKTTVFNLITGMVAPSSGSISFHGKEITKMKPYQIYQLGVGRTFQNIRLFKELSVLDNVRVAYQHRGKCGVFGSILRTHRFREEEREVTEKAKELLSVLGLRLREKELAKNLPYGEQRRLEIARALIAGPRLLLLDEPAAGMNPAEISRLMELILFIRERFNLTILLIEHQMKVVMGICEEVVVMDFGEVIARGAPAEVQNNPRVIEAYLGKRGA; this comes from the coding sequence ATGAACCCGGTTCTTGAGATTCGTGGTCTCACTAAGGCTTTTGGTGGTCTGATAGCGGTCAAGGATTTTGCGCTGAGACTGCAGGAAGGTTCTCTTACCGGTCTGATTGGACCTAACGGCGCGGGCAAGACCACCGTTTTTAATCTCATCACCGGAATGGTTGCACCCAGTAGCGGTTCTATCTCCTTTCATGGAAAGGAGATTACCAAAATGAAGCCTTATCAGATTTACCAGTTAGGGGTTGGCAGGACATTTCAGAACATCCGCCTGTTCAAGGAGCTTTCGGTTCTTGATAATGTCCGGGTGGCATATCAACATCGCGGTAAGTGCGGGGTTTTTGGTTCAATTCTGCGTACCCACAGGTTCAGAGAGGAGGAGAGGGAGGTTACCGAAAAGGCAAAAGAGCTCTTATCGGTCTTGGGTTTGAGGCTGCGGGAGAAGGAACTGGCAAAAAATCTGCCTTACGGTGAACAGCGCCGGCTGGAGATTGCCCGGGCGCTGATTGCCGGACCAAGGCTCCTTCTTCTTGATGAACCGGCAGCAGGAATGAACCCTGCAGAGATAAGCAGGCTGATGGAGCTGATTCTTTTCATCCGAGAGCGGTTTAATCTCACAATTCTTCTGATTGAGCATCAGATGAAGGTGGTGATGGGCATCTGCGAGGAGGTGGTGGTAATGGATTTTGGTGAGGTGATTGCCCGTGGTGCCCCGGCCGAGGTGCAAAACAATCCGAGGGTGATTGAGGCGTATTTAGGTAAGAGAGGAGCGTAA